The Glycine max cultivar Williams 82 chromosome 3, Glycine_max_v4.0, whole genome shotgun sequence sequence GTGTTAATAACACGAAAGTCATAGATTCGATTCCTGCATAagctattaattttaaattaatttgtaaaacatatttttgaaaaaaaattaaaaaaaaaattgtttgggcCACTTATGGATTGGCCAATCCGTATGAGACTTATGGATTACCCAATCCGTATCAGTTTGACAAAATGGAAAAATGGGAATTACGCAAGTTATGCTGGGTGTACCAGCAATTTGCATGGTGCATGTAGCAACATCCTCAATAATATCTACTTGAGGCCCATGAAGTTCTGAGGTTATGAGATATTGGGCTTCACCGTGAGCCTGGAAAAGTCAAAACTAGCCCAGACACAACGAAAGGAAAAACATACAGTTGACTTCACTTTGACAAAGTAGTTttggaccaaaaataaaaatacccaCCGAAAGTCGTTGCATTAAGTTGACTTTTCTCCTAAATCATGGATCTTTGACATGGTTGTCTTCTGTGTGAGTTAACAATTTTCCATCAAATGACGCCACATGACATAGTTGCATTGAGATGAAAATCGAGTGTTTTCTAACAACTTCAATGCTATTCCAAGTTTACTTAACCAATATGTCTCACATACCTGATATAGTGACACCTGCAAAAACAAGCATCCTTGTACTCATCTTACCCCTCTGTTTGCATTCATTTTAtctcaatgatttttttttttttttttgtaacagcAAAGATAAcgaaatattatttaaagaaatcCATATACAAGAAAATTCCTTCCCAAATAATCCCAGcacattctttatttttttttcttcacacaAACAAATTCCTTTCCTTTTACACTACGCTGGTATTACATCACTGCATTTTCACCCTGCCCCATACTTGTTTCCTCTTGCTGACCTATTGCTTCTCTAACATTGCTTAAGTATATTTCTCAATGTTCTCACTTTGTGACACCATAAACCTAGAGAAAAGATCTCGCATCCCAATGAAATTGTTCGAAATAAAAGGAACACATCAAGATTTGAAGAAAGCCTATGCCATATCTTGCAGAACATACCAAAGAATTGTCAAATATAATGGATAGTAGTAAGTAGTAACTCATTTACTCATACTTAGGCTGCTATGTTATTACAAAAAGCTCATGAAATTTTAACTACCATTATAAAGAACAAGTAACTTTTCAGAAACTCAAATTTACCATTCACAAATTAACCAAAAGCATCCTCATACTCATCTTACCCTCATGCCAAAACTCCCTCCTCCGTTGTTTGCATCCATCTTCATACTcggtcctttttttttttttgaaaggtaaAAGGAGAACTTTATTAAAAGAACACAAACCAGAATACTTGCTCAGTATTGTATCATCCCCAACCCATTACAATTTCACGCCTAAGGAGTCACAATACAATgtaaaatgaattataaaattgCTTCCCAAACCTCCAGTGATAATCATACCGAGAATAACATGCTCCCATCAATATTGGCATATAAATCATGACTTTATCCCACCAGCACTAGACACCACAACCTTCTTACAACCgtgtaattttaatatattaaccaATATAAATATGCTGGTAGTACAGTTACTTTCTTCACAATTTTCTATCTTTTGCCATATATCAGCACATCTCCACATGGAAATCTGATCTTAAAATCCCTTTGAATGAAATGGCATAAAAAACCTCACCAACTTGCAAACATATTTCACATAATACCCGTTACACACACACACCAGCATACTGCCTAAGAAATGAAATTGATTGAAATAAAAGGAACACATCAAGCTTTGAAGAACGATTATGCTGTTCTTGCATAACATGCCAAAGAAGTGCAAAATATAATGGATAGTACTAAGTAGTAGCTCTTGTACTCAAAGTTCTGTTGCCATTACATTAGAAAGAGTTCATGAAAAATTAACAACCATATATAATTAAGGAGCAACTTTTCAGCAACTCAAATTTACCATTCACAAGTTGGAAACACATAGTCacaaaagaatgaaagaatgcCAAAACAGTctgtttaaaatacaaaaaaaaaaaaaaaaaaaactgctccATAAATTACATTTTACAGGGATGGCAAAATCAATGAAAAagggtaaaatgaaaaaaaaaaaaaaaaggtacaacAACTTTTCACCTTTGAGACATTTACAAATTGTACTAATTGACGATGTGATAACAGACAAATTGTTTGTTACTGTGCTAAcgaagtggtggtggtggtggttggaACAACCACAGTAGTGGTTGAGGAAGCAACCATGGTGGTAGTTGTCGGGAACCCTTCATTTTCGCCACCGTCGAGCCCCGCCGCCCACCGCCGCAGAATCCTCAACAGCGTCGCCGCCTTCCGCCGCCCCCTGACACTTCCCACCGCCATAAGCTCCCAAATGATCCTCTCCACGCCGGGCACCGCCGCCATCTCCGCCACAACCTCCGACCCCCCTTTCCGACACATTGTCACCAGCGTCGCCGCCGCGCTCTCCCTCGCCCTCTCCGACCCCTCCCTCAGCACAGCCCCCAGCCTCTTAATCCCGGCGTACGCCGCCGCCACCGCCACCAACCCACCCCTCTTCACCACTGCCTCCAGAATCGTCACCCCCTCCTCCGGCATCGCCGCCATCACCTCGGCCGCGATCCCCACCACACCCCCCTCCACCAACCTCGCCACCGTCTCCCTATCCGCCGCCAAGTTCAATATCGCCGCCAGAGCGTCCCTCCTCGCCCCCTCGGGCCCACTCTTGGCCAAACCCACCAACCCGCTCACGACACGTGTCTTCCTCCCCAGCTTCTTTCTGTGCGCCGCCACACCTGACAAACTAAACACCGTCGCTGCCGCGTTCGCCTTGGCCTCCCACGTGGCACCCGATATCAAAACCTCGGCGATGCCGTTTAACGCGCCATCAGTCTCCATTATCTTAGTCTTATTCGCTTCCAATATTGACATGTTCAAAATCGTCGTGACGGCGTTAACCTGCAGGCTCGGATTCTCCGCATTAAGGAACCGAACCAAAACCGGAATCGCTCCCGCTTCGGCTATACAAGCTCGGCTATCCGAATCTGTCTTTGCCAACACCCGAAGCTCGTAAACGACGCCGTTTGTGTCTTCAACACTCAAAGGAACGTTAACGTTATCATTTTCCCTTCCCTTGAGCTTGTTGATCAAAAACGACACCGTCATTCGCGTGGCTTCTAATGCGGCTTTGTTGGTAACTCCACCGTTGAGTTTCCCTGTATCCGTTTCTGCTTCGAAGGGGATTCTCTGCTCGCGGCACCACGCTGTTATCATGTTCCGCAGGACGCGATTGGGGATTAGGTCGCTGTGTGATAACGTTTGACCCGTTTTTGGACACGTGTTGTGTCCAGAATCCATCCAGAGCTTGATTGATACACGATCGTATGTTTGTCCTGTTGCCACCACGACGGGATCGCGCATGAGCTCTAGGCTTATCGGACACCGGTAATCCGCCGGAATCGCCAGCTCCGACGACTGGTTCCGCCGCAGAGTGACGGTTTTCTGCGACGGCGTTGACGCGCCGTAGAGAACGCACTTCGCGAAACGGACGAGGCCGATTAACGCGACGAGATCTGTTTTCGGTTGCTCTTCGCAACGGTTGTGAATCTCTTCCTCGAGGCTCTCAATCTCCGCTCTGCAGCTCGACGCGTCGCGAATCTCCAATTTCTCGAAGATTGAAGCGAGATGCGCTTGGTCGGGGACGATCTCGTTCTTGATCCGGTCGAGGACCAAAACGACGTCGTTGCGGAGGCTGACATGTTCGGCTCCGATGAACGCCTTCGCTTCAGAGCACTGTTTTCTGACGAGGAGAACGAGTTCCCTAACGTCGTCGTTGAGGTCGAGGTCTTGGAGAGGGAACACGTCGAGGAGCGTGGAGAGTTCTCCGGTGAGCCTGTGGAAGCTCTCCGCGACGGTATCGATCTGCATGAGCAAATTGAACTTGCTTCCGTTGGAGAAATCTTGGATTAGGGTTTTGAGCTTGTGGAGAACGATGTACATTTCCTCGAGGCAGAGGAACAGAACGGAATCGGAGTTCAGATTCGAAACGCGGAAGAGCTCCTCGAAAACGACGCCGAGGAGCTGCGTTTTGCGGATGGTGGAAGAGGAAACACGGTTTAAGAGGGTGGCTGTGAGATTTAGGGAACATATCTGATCCGTTAGTTGAAGCAAAGAGCTCAACACGTTAAGGTCGTTTACCTTCGGGGACGTAAACGACGACCCTCGGGGGCGTCGTTTTCGGGTTGTAAACGTTTCCGGAGAAAGCGCCATGTTTTTGTTATAATTCTCAGCCAATTGAGGATAGTTAAAAGGTGCGATGGAAGTTaaggaaggaagaagaacaAGATCATGATGACTTTTTAATTGAGATGAaggcacaattttttttttatatataaaaaataaagatttaaataatacaagcattaaaaaaaattgtatgtgtAATGTATGCATATTTATCCATAAAACAATTCGTGTTTTTGTTTTCTACGTGCCAAACTCGATCAGTCAATGAGAGAAATGGGGTCTGCTagctaataatttatttaaattgaacataataacaattttttcatatatttaacgCAAttccatatttaaaatttaaacttaaaacatataattaaattaaaataattttattcaaattaattcacgttcttattttaacaattttgaATCCTACATATATATGTCCCACATAATTAAATGAGTTAGagtctttattttattagttaaaatattaaagtaatttaatcaatataaaattatgattaaaaatgtATATGCAATGAAAGATTAATTATGtagatattattaataatattataatttaataaaaaattaaattataattatcaaatttgagGTAACCGATAcgaacataataaattttattcattttttttatgtgttaatTTTTCTCTCTACAAGTAGGAATTCAACATGTGGTTATGATAATTTGTTACAGTCAAATTAGGTTGATTGATTTTaatgatataattataatataataatattatacaaatatCGTGGGtggtttttgaattttgactGTGTTCtaatttgcttttcttttcatttaattttatttgtttgataactATGCACACGGAATTCCGGTGCCACTTCAAATCTTTTTATGATATACCGGTTGACATATTAATAGTATTGTGAAGTATATCGTATGGTCAAATTCATTCGTTGACAAAGCATGTGGGTGTGTGCAAGAAAAGTATCAGCAGCCAATTTGTTCAAGTCCACATCTTAATTCATGATTAATGTTTTCACAGTGATGAATTTGCAAATCAGATTTAATTGGAGTTTTCTGTGTATAATGGTattttgaaagaagaaaaaaattacaattatgaTTTTCTTGACTTTGTATGAACTGGTAGGCACTGGCTTCATCAAGTTGTGACGCTGCAAATTGGTAATGGTTGTTGTGGACTTGGCTGCTATTAATGCCAATGGTGTATGATATGGTCTTCCATGATTGTATTATAATATTCATGGAACCAATCAAATAATTTGAGCATTGCTCTTTGGTTTTGGtatatattctattttcatttaatattaaagaaaatccTTTATTTAAACcttcttttgttctctttttgtaAAACTTTTCCTTTTTACAACTTTATCACGTTAAAGTACATAGAGGATACGCGTATTAAAACATCATATATGATTAGCAATGATATAATCCCAGCTCAGACTCCCATCTAACTTTATCTTTGATCAAATCCATGAACCTAGTTGGAAGTGCTACTTGCTAGtctaaaaagttaattatttacACATAtctatttttgaagaaattctatttctatttatgtttattttttataaaattcaaaattatattctcatttattttttattactaattaatttatacatatatcaTTGTcgaatgaaaagagaaagaagtaaaatgagaaatttcaccattattttattaaaattaagaaatttattatatttttaaatttctacacGATAaccataaaagaaatataaaaaggaacCGATGTAATAATGCTGTGAGATCAATGAGTTACTTTATGGAACTACAAGTTAAACCAAGCAAGAAAGAGGTTATTTTATTTAGGATGTTCCGTTTAATGTCTTTAATGAGGCATAAATGTTGGATTCGTGTTCCCTATACGTTTTATCATTGgggttattgatattttatgtaGTGTGGAAAAGTTCTGTTTGGGTATGACATTTTAGGAAAGTTTCAACAACTGTTCAATAAGGTAAATAGAAATCATAcgcatttgtttttttttttaaggcatgaaaaatataataccacgacaaatatatagtttttatcATATGAAGTATTACAAAactcatcaaataaaaaaaatgacaatttgtATCATAGTTTGGGGTGCACATGACACAATAATGCAGGGTTTTGGTTTACTAACTCCATTTTTTAGCCGCCAAAATTGGATGACCTCAATGGATTAAATTGAATGTTGACTAAGCTGCAAAAAACTTTGATAAGCACGCAATTAGCATCACCAAGTAACCCTACCGTTTCTTAATTGGATAAGATTTTCATTTCGctttcacaaatttaatttagaaatcatTTAATTGGCAAGttgatttatttcttttcccTCTGTATAAGGTCTCTTCAATTTCACTTTTGCACTTTTGTTTGGCCCCATTCATAGAGAACGATCTCAATTTTGATACTGTTTTATTAGCCGTGGGAATGTATGAGGACATGGTTCGTGGCTTTCTGTGGGCTATGCCTTTCACCAGCTAAGGGATCAATCATGTTCATGTATTTTGTAGGTTTTTTATTGATTCATGTTCATGTATTTCATCACCGGCTCCCATCTCTTAACACGTGTGTTTGAATGaatgttaataaaattaactttgatttggttaaaattatttttaaaataaaaatgatttatgtttagatattctttttctaaaaataagcaTTATAAGTTTATAACCCAATATAAAATgattctaaaattgaaatttttattttttttttctttctaaaaataaGCATTACAACCCAATATAAAATCTGTGATCTAATTAATACAAaagctaaataaattatttcaactcaaaatcaataaataatatgCTCAGTTTCacattttagaaatattttttttttatatttcagatGTGACTTTTAGaagttaataattataattttcacaTCTTAAACGTGCTTCTTTTATTCTCAATGTGTTTTTAAATATGATAAGAATTAATATGTCAACATGAAATTAAATGTGtaattaaatttacttaaaaGCACGTTAGCTGGTATTTTAagctgatttttttataatttaacgtGAAGTAGTGCTTATGTTGTTTCTTTCCGTTTTTGGT is a genomic window containing:
- the LOC100805405 gene encoding U-box domain-containing protein 16: MALSPETFTTRKRRPRGSSFTSPKVNDLNVLSSLLQLTDQICSLNLTATLLNRVSSSTIRKTQLLGVVFEELFRVSNLNSDSVLFLCLEEMYIVLHKLKTLIQDFSNGSKFNLLMQIDTVAESFHRLTGELSTLLDVFPLQDLDLNDDVRELVLLVRKQCSEAKAFIGAEHVSLRNDVVLVLDRIKNEIVPDQAHLASIFEKLEIRDASSCRAEIESLEEEIHNRCEEQPKTDLVALIGLVRFAKCVLYGASTPSQKTVTLRRNQSSELAIPADYRCPISLELMRDPVVVATGQTYDRVSIKLWMDSGHNTCPKTGQTLSHSDLIPNRVLRNMITAWCREQRIPFEAETDTGKLNGGVTNKAALEATRMTVSFLINKLKGRENDNVNVPLSVEDTNGVVYELRVLAKTDSDSRACIAEAGAIPVLVRFLNAENPSLQVNAVTTILNMSILEANKTKIMETDGALNGIAEVLISGATWEAKANAAATVFSLSGVAAHRKKLGRKTRVVSGLVGLAKSGPEGARRDALAAILNLAADRETVARLVEGGVVGIAAEVMAAMPEEGVTILEAVVKRGGLVAVAAAYAGIKRLGAVLREGSERARESAAATLVTMCRKGGSEVVAEMAAVPGVERIIWELMAVGSVRGRRKAATLLRILRRWAAGLDGGENEGFPTTTTMVASSTTTVVVPTTTTTTSLAQ